Below is a window of Rhodopseudomonas sp. P2A-2r DNA.
AGAGACGTAAACGCGCGCGCCGCAAAACTATCAAAACAAAACGTTGTCGGTTGGCGCTTTTCTTTGAAAGCATAATCTCGCGGCGCCGGCGTAGCTTTGTCATGCCGCATTCACCCCATGGCCAATGGCAACGGAGCAAGAAAGCAAATGTCCAGATCCCGCAGAACGATCCTCGCCGGCCTTTCGGCCGCGCTGCTATTCTCCGGCCTCGCCGCATTGCCTGCGATGGCGCAGGAGTTGAAGGAGGTCCGCATCGGCTTCCAGAAGGCCGGCATCTTTCCCGCCGTGAAGGCCCGCGGCACGCTCGAGAAGGTGCTGAAGTCGCGCGGCATCCAGGTGAAGTGGGTTGAATTCCAGTTCGGGCCGCCGATTCTAGAGGCGATCAACACAGGCAATGTGGACTTCGGCTTTACCGGCGACGCGCCGCCGATTTTCGCGCAGGCTGCGCGCGCCAACCTGCTTTACGTTGCGGCGCTGCCGTCGGCCGGCGCCAATGAGGCGATCATCGTGCCGGAGAACTCGCCGATCAAGACGCTTGCGGATCTCAAGGGCAAGAAGATCGGCTTTGCCAAGGACTCGAGCGCGCACAACACGACGGTGGCGGCGCTGGAGAAGGGCGGCATTGCCTATTCGGAGATCACGCCGGTGACGCTTGGCCCGGCCGACGCCGTGGCGGCCTTCGCCGGCGGCAACCTCGACGCCTGGACGATCTGGGATCCCTATCTGGCGCTAGCGGAGAAAGGCAAGGTGCGGGTCATCGCTTCCGCGAAGGATGTGCACGACGCCAACTCGTTCTTCCTGGCCAACCGCGACTTCACCGCCAAGCACGTCGACATCGTCGCGCTGCTGAACCAGACCTTTGCCGAAGAATCGAAATGGGCGGGCGAGCACCGCGCCGAGATCGTCGCCAGCCTGCATGAGACCACCGGCGTGGACAGCGAGGCGCTGACGCGGGCGGTGAACCGTTCGACGTTCCTGGTCACGCCGATCACCGACAGGGTGGTGGCGAGCCAGCAGGCCACCGCGGATCGTTTCTTCAAGCTCGGACTGATTCCGAAGGCGATCGATGTGAAGGAGATCGTATGGAGGTGGACGCCGGGATCGTGAGGAAGCTTTGCTATCGTGTCCCGGACGCGGTGCGGCATTCTCAGGCGATGCGCTTGCATCGCCGATATGCCGCTCCGCAGATCCGGGACCCCGTCCTTGTGCGTGATCGCGTGGGCCCCGGATCAGCAGCGCACCATGCGGCCAGGGCCGCGCGTTGCGCAGCATCCGGGGTACGTTCCCTGCAAGCTTAAAGGATCTACCCCAGCATCTCGCGCACCATCGGGATAACCCGGGTGCCGTACAACTCGATGCAATGCATGATCCGCTCGTGGGACAAACCGCCGGCGGAGTACTTCATGTCGAAGCGGGAAAGGCCGAGCGCCTTCGCCGTCGCGGCGATCTTCTTCGCGACGGTCTCCGGCGAGCCGACATAGAGCGAGCCGTGATCGGCCTCCTGGTCGAACTCCCGGCGCTGCATCGGCGGCCAGCCGCGCTCGGCGCCGATGCGGTCGCGCATGATCTTATAGTCCGGCCACAGCTGCTCGCGGGCCAGTTCGTCGGTGTCGGCGACGTAGCCCGGCGAATGCACACCGATCGGCTGAACCGGCCGATCAAGTTGGGCGTAAGCTCGCTTCGAGAGATCCACATAGGGTGCAAAGCGCGTCGGATCGCCGCCGATGATCGCCAGCATCAAGGGCAGATTATAGCGCGCCGCCCGCACCACGGATTCAGGGCTGCCGCCGACGCCGATCCAGGTCTTCAGTGTTCCCACCTCGATCGGCGGGAACACTTGCTGGTCCTTCAGCGGCGGGCGGATGCTGCCCTCCCAGGTGACGGATTTTTCATGGATCAGGGCCGCGAACAGGTCGAGCTTCTGTTCGAACAGCATTTCGTAGTCGGCGAGCGCGAAGCCGAACAGCGGAAACGATTCGGTGAAGGAGCCGCGGCCCAGGATCACCTCGGCGCGGCCGTTCGACAGCGCATCGAGGGTGGAGAAGCGTTGAAACACCCGGATAGGATCGTCGGAAGAAAGCACGGTGACGGCGGAACCGAGTCGGATGCGCGAGGTGCGGGAGGCGATCGCCGCCAGCACCACATCGGGCGCGGACACCGCGAAGTCGGCGCGGTGGTGTTCGCCGATGCCGATGAAATCGATGCCGATGCGGTCGGCGAGAACCGCTTCGTCGACCAGGTTGCGCAGCACCTGCGCGTGCGACAGCGGCGTGCCGTCGGCGTCGTTGGTCACGTCGCCGAATGTGTCGAGGCCGAGTTCGAGCGCTGCCATGATGGGATTCAGTCTAATTCATTGCCGGGCATTGCACGGACGACACTCGGTTGTCGTCACCCGCGAAAGCGGGTGACCCAGTACACGCTGGAAACGCCGCTCTATCGCAAGCGTTCGCGTTTACTGGGTCGCCCGGTCCTGGCGCGCAATTGCGCGCAGGCCGGGCGATGACAGTGGCATTTGGTGAGCCGTCCGTCGATCAGATCTGGCGCTCGACCATCTTCAGCTTGAGTTCTGCGATGGCTTCGGAGGGGTTCAGTCCCTTCGGGCAGGCCTTGGCGCAGTTCATGATGGTGTGGCAGCGATACAACCGGAACGGATCCTCGAGATTGTCGAGGCGCTGGCCGGTGGCTTCGTCGCGGCTGTCCTTGACCCAGCGGGTGGCCTGAAGGAGGGCGGCCGGGCCGAGGAAGCGGTCGCTGTTCCACCAGTAGCTCGGGCACGAGGTCGAGCAGCAGGCGCACAGGATGCATTCGTAGAGGCCGTCGAGTTTCTCGCGGTCGGCGTGGCTCTGCTTCCATTCCTTCTGCGGGGTCGGCGTGGTGGTCTGCAGCCACGGTTCGATCGAGGCGTACTGGGCGTAGAAGTTGGTGAGGTCGGGGATCAGGTCCTTCACCACCGGCTGATGGGGCAGCGGATTGACCTTCACCGGGCCATCCTTCACGTCGTCCATGGCCATGGTGCAGGCCAGCGTGTTCTGGCCGTCGATGTTCATGGCGCAGGAGCCGCACACGCCTTCGCGGCAGGAGCGGCGGAAGGTCAGGGTCGGATCGATGTTGTTCTTGATCCAGATCAGGCCGTCGAGCACCATCGGACCGCAGTCCTTGGTGTCGATGTGATAGGTGTCGACGCCCGGATTCTTGCCGTCATCGGGATTCCAGCGATAGACGCGAAACTCGCGCGTCTCGGTGGCGCCGGCCGGCTTCGGCCATTCCTTGCCGCCGGTGATCTTGGAATTCTTCGGAAGTGCGAACTCGACCATGGTCTCAAGCCTTCGCTGTCATCAGTACACGCGCGGTCATTAGTAGACGCGCGCTTTGGGCGGGATGTACTGCACGTCGTTGGTCATCGTGTAATCGTGCACCGGGCGATACTTGATGTCGGTCTTGCCGCCGCCATCGAGCCACGCCAGCGTATGCTTCATCCAGTTGACGTCGTCGCGCGCCGAGAAATCCTCGCGGGCATGGGCGCCGCGGCTCTCGGTGCGGTTGGCCGCCGAGTCCATGGTAACGACGGCCTGAACGATCAGGTTGTCGAATTCCAGCGTCTCGATCAGGTCCGAATTCCAGGTCAGCGAACGATCCGACACGCTGACATCGACGATGCCGCTGTGCACCTTGTGGATCAGCTCCTTGCCTTCGCTCAGGACCTCGCCGGTGCGGAACACGGCGCAGTTGGTCTGCATCACATGCTGCATGTTTTCGCGCAGCTTCGCCGTAGGCGTGCCGCCCTTGGCATAGCGGTAGTGGTCGAGACGGTTCAGCGCCTTGTCGGCGGAACCGGCCGGCAGGTCCGGCTGTTTGGCGTTGGGCGTCAGCTTCTCGGCGCAGCGCAAGGCTGCGGCGCGGCCGAACACCACGAGATCGATCAGCGAGTTGGAGCCGAGCCGGTTGGCGCCGTGCACCGAGACGCAGGCGGCTTCGCCGACCGCCATCAGGCCCTGCACCACGGCATTGTCGTCGCCGTCCTTCTTGGTGACGACCTCGGCGTGGAAGTTGGTCGGGATGCCGCCCATGTTGTAGTGCACCGTCGGCACGATCGGGATCGGCTGCTTGGTGACGTCGACGCCGGCGAAGATGCGCGCGGAGTCGGAAATGCCCGGCAGACGTTCCGCGAGTACCTTGGGATCGAGATGGTCGAGGTGCAGGAAGATATGATCCTTCTTCTTGCCGACGCCGCGGCCTTCGCGGATCTCGATGGTCATTGCGCGCGAAACGACGTCGCGGGAGGCGAGATCCTTGGCGGACGGCGCATAGCGCTCCATGAAGCGTTCGCCCTCGGCGTTGACGAGATAGCCGCCTTCGCCGCGGGCACCTTCGGTCACCAGACAGCCCGAACCGTAGATGCCGGTCGGGTGGAACTGGACGAACTCCATGTCCTGCAGCGGCAGGCCCGCGCGCAGCGCCATGGCGCCGCCGTCGCCGGTGCAGGTGTGCGCCGAGGTGCAGGAAGCGTAGGCGCGGCCGTAGCCGCCAGTGGCCAGAATGGTGGTCTGCGCCTTAAAGCGGTGCAGCGTGCCGTCGTCGAGCTTGAGCGCGATGACGCCGCGGCAGACGCCCTGGTCATCCATGATCAGGTCGATGGCGAAGTATTCGATGAAGAACTCGGCGGCGTGGCGCAGCGCCTGGCCGTACATGGTGTGCAGCATGGCGTGGCCGGTACGGTCGGCGGCGGCGCAGGTGCGCTGCGCCTGGCCCTTGCCGTAGTCCAGCGTCATGCCGCCGAACGGGCGCTGATAGATCTTGCCGTCTTCGGTGCGCGAGAACGGCACGCCCCAGTGTTCGAGCTCGTAGACGGCGTCGGGCGCGTTGCGCACCATGTATTCGATGGAATCCTGGTCGCCCAGCCAGTCCGACCCCTTGACGGTGTCGTACATGTGCCAGCGCCAGTCGTCGGCATGCATGTTGCCGAGCGAAGCGGAGATGCCGCCCTGCGCCGCGACAGTGTGCGAGCGGGTCGGAAACACTTTGGTGATGCAGGCGGTACGCAGCCCGGCCTCGCCGCAGCCGACCACGGCGCGCAGGCCGGCGCCGCCGGCACCCACCACGACGACGTCGTAGGTATGATCTTCAATCGGGTAGGCGGCGATGCCCGCCCCGTTGGCGCCGTTGCCGTTCGCGGCCATGCGCTACACTCCAGATGACAATTTGAGGATGGCGTAGATCGAGGCCAGCGCGACGGCGGCCGAGAAGAAGTTGTTGGCCATGATCGAGACCAGCTTCAGCTTTTCGTTCTGCACATAGTCTTCCAGCACGACCTGCATGCCGATTTTCATGTGCCAGACGCTGGCAATGATGAACAACAGCATGATCAGCGCAACGAAGGGCGAGCCGAGGATCTGTGCGGCGCCGGCCTGGTTGCGGCCGAGCAGCATCATCACGATCACGACCACCGGGATCATCAGCAGCACCATGGCCACGGCCGTGATGCGCTGGCGCCAGAAATCGCTGGTGCCGGAATGCGACGAACCGAGGCTGCGGACGCGGCCGAGCGGCGTGCGCATGGATTTGGCGGAATGGGTGTCAGGTGCGCTCATCGTCCGGCTCCCAGGGCATAGGCGGCGAGCCACAGCACGATGGTCAGCGAGATGCCGCCGATCAGCGCCGCCCAGGTGAGCCATTCGCGCTCCGAGGCCTTGAACCCGTAGCCGAGATCCCAGACCAGATGGCGGACGCCGCTCAGCATATGGTGCATCAACGCCCAAGTGTAGCCGAAGGCAATGAAGCGGCCGATGAAGCTGCCGGTGAAGGCCTGCACATTGGCGTAGGCGGCGGGGCCGGAGGCGGCGGCGATCAGCCACCAGGCCAGCAGCAGCGTGCCGGCATAAAGGGCAACGCCGGTGGCACGATGCACGATGGACAGCGCCATCGTCAGGGTCCAGCGATAGACTTGCAAATGCGGCGAAAGCGGGCGTTCGATCCTGGCGGTCATCAGCAACTTTGACAGGTTTGCGGGCGAGCGAAAGCGCCCGTGGGGGATCGCGTAGAGCAATTCTATTTACGAAGTCGAAACAGCCAGTGCAACGCCGAAATTGCATTTTTCGAATGCAGGTTCATAGCTTCGGATGAGGCTTGCATTTGAAGGTATTGACAGCTTCCGCCAGTATTGATGGCAATCGCCGGTGAAGCGCGATTCACAAGGGTACAGCGCGCAGGGGCGGAACATCGCATGGCCGGGCTTGAGCTTTCCCAACTACTGGAACTGGCCGTGTTGCTGATCGGCGTCGGTGCCCTCGCGGGTTTTCTCGCCGGCGTATTCGGGATCGGCGGCGGCGCCATCCTGGTGCCGGTGTTCTACGAATGCTTCCGCCTCGCCGGCGTGCCGCTGGAAGTGCGGATGCCGCTCTGCATCGGCACCTCGCTGGCGATCATCATCCCGACCTCGATCCGCTCCTGGCGGGCCCATCATGCCCGCGGCGCGGTCGATCATGCGATCATCAGGCATTGGTGGCTGCCGGTGCTGGCCGGCGTGGTCCTCGGCAGCGTGATTGCGCGCTACGCCCCGGAGCGGCTGTTCAAGATCGTGTTCGTGGCGGTGGCGTGGTCGGCAGCTGCGCGGCTGTTGCTCGGCAAGGACAGCTGGCGGCTCGGCGAGGAAATGCCGCAGGGCGCTCTGATGAAGGCCTATGGCTTCGTCATCGGTCTGCTGTCGACGCTGATGGGCATCGGCGGCGGCCTGTTTTCCAATCTGCTGATGACGTTTCACGGCCGCACCATCCATCAGTCGGTGGCGACCTCCGCAGCACTGGCAGTGCTGATCTCGATCCCCGGCGCGCTCGGCTATGTCTATGCCGGATGGCCGGCAGCGGCAGCCTATCCGGCCGTGGTCCTGCTGCAGTGGCCGTTCGCACTGGGCTACGTATCGCTGATCGGCGCCGTTCTGGTAATGCCGACCAGCCTGATGGTAGCGCCGCTCGGTGTCAGGGCGGCGCATGCCATGTCGAAGCGGACGCTGGAAACCGCCTTCGGCTGCTACCTGTTCATCGTCGGCAGCCGCTTCGTCATCGCGCTGCTGTAGGCGCTATGGCTGCGCGAACTTGTCGAGGCCCTTGCGCTGCAGCCATTTTGACAGCTCGTCGGCAACCGCTTGGTTGTTGAGATCGGCAAAGGCGATGTGTGAATTGCCCCGCAGACCGGCATCCGGGAGCAGCAGGACTTCGCAATCTCCGCCGTGACGATTGACGATCTCGCAGAAGGTCCGGGCCAGCTTGACCGACGTTGCCCAGAGCGGACGCGTGTCGGTGTAGTCGCCGAACACCATCTGGATCGGAAACTTGGTCAGCTTCATGAACTCCGACAGCGGCACGGAATTGGGGCCATAGGGGCCTTGGGCTCGGGGGCCGGCCCCTCGCCTTCCGGAAAGACAAAGCCGGGGGTCTCGTAGGCGACGATGCCTTTCATGTTTCCGCTCTTGGCCTTCAGTGCCGACAACAGCGCACGCCAGCCGCCGGCCGAATTGGTCAGGGCGACGACCGGTCCGATCTTGTCGATGGCCTGGCCGCCCGCTTCTGCCTGCAGCAAGGCATTCTCGAGCGTATCGAACTCGTCGTAACGGGCGCGTGTCGCCTGGTTCCAGGCTTCGGCATTGGCCGTGGGGAATTGCAGCCCCGGATGCCAGTTCGGATAGGTGATACCGAACCGCCAGGCGGCAAAGTTGCGCTGGTCGAAATACTCGGGCGTATAGGTGATCGGCTCGCAGCTCCAGTTGGCGCGGCCGACGCGCGGGCCGTCCCATAGATAGACCGGATAGCCCTTGCGCAGGAAAATGCTCTTGTAGCCTTCGCCGCCCTCCCAGTTGTTTTCCCACACCTTGGTGCTCGAGCTGTGCCACATGATCAGGCCGACGCTACGCCGCTTGGCGGGAATGAAATATTCGACGTAACCGTGGTCGCAGGACAGGGTCTGGCTGGGGTCATCCGGCTTGCTGATGACCTTGCCCCCGACTTCAAAAGCACCCGTTGAGTCCAGCACGATCGGCGGCTTAGGGCCTTCCGCCTGTGCGAGCGCCGGATGGCCCAGTCCGGCCAGCAACAGCGCGGCGGCGAGTGGCTTCAGCTTTCCGCTGGTTTTCATGGGCTCCCTCCAAGTCTTTTGTTCTTTCCGCTGCACAGGCGGCTGAGCCGGCGGCAGAGGGCGAGGTCTCGCGCCCGTACATTATGAAGGGCACAGGCGTACTCAAGCGGTGCTTCGCGCCATTCCAACAGGCGGAACAGGCTTCGGCGTTCGCCCGCGTCGCCGTGATGCCGGGCGTGATAGTATTCGATTCCGTTCTGCTGTTTATGCCGGGGCATGAACGCCCATGATCACGACCACGACCACCCGCACACCCACGCGCCCGGCGCTGGCCATGTGCATGCGCCCGCCAGTTTCGGCGCGGCCTTTGCCATCGGCATCGGCCTCAACAGCGCCTTCGTCGTGGTGGAGGCGATCTATGGCTATACGTCCGGCTCAATGGCGCTGGTCGCCGACGCCGGGCACAACCTGTCCGACGTGCTTGGCCTGATGGCGGCGTGGACCGCGGCGATCCTGTCGAAGCGGGCGCCCTCGCCACGTTTCACCTATGGACTGCGCGGCTCGTCGATCCTCGCGGCCTTGTTCAATGCCGTGTTCCTGCTGGTGGCGGTGGGCGCCATCGCCTGGGAGGCCATCCAGCGCCTGCTCGTTCCGGAGCCGGTGGCCGGAGTCACGGTGATGGTCGTGGCCGGCATCGGCATCGCCATCAATGGCGTTACGGCCTGGCTGTTTGCGTCGGGCCGCAAGGGCGACCTCAACATCCGTGGCGCCTACCTGCACATGGTGGCTGACGCCGCGGTGTCGGCCGGCGTGGTGCTCGCCGGTCTGCTCATTCTCTATACCGGCTGGAACTGGCTCGATCCGGCAGTCAGCCTGGTGATTTCCGGTGTCATCGTCTGGGGCACGTGGAGCCTGCTGCGCGACTCCACCGCGATGTCGCTAAGCGCCGTGCCGCGCGGCATCGATCCCCACGCCGTGCGCGATTATCTCGAACGGTGCAGCGGTGTGGTGCAGGTTCACGACCTGCACATCTGGCCGATGAGCACGACCGAGGTCGCGCTGACCTGCCACCTGGTGATCCCGGCGGGTTCGCCGGGCGACGCCTGGCTGATGGAAGTGGCGCGCCGCCTGCATCGCGATTTCGGCATCGAGCACGCCACCATCCAAGTCGAGACCGATCCCAACTCGCCCTGCGCACTGGCGCCGGATCACATGGTGTGAACGGTTCTCGAGAGCGGCTCTATTTCTTGTAGATCCCCGCATAGGTGTCGCGCAGCACGTTCTTCTGCACTTTGCCCATGGTGTTGCGCGGCAGGTCGTCGACGAAGATCACCTTCTTCGGCATCTTGAACTTGGCGATGCGGCCGTCGAGCGCGCCGAGCACTTCGGCTTCGCTGACCTCGGCGCCCTTGTTGGTCACCACAACGGCGGTGACGCCCTCGCCGAAGTCGGCATGCGGCACGCCGATGACAGCGGATTCGGTCACGCCGGGCATGGCGTCGATCTCGCTCTCGATTTCCTTCGGATAGACGTTGAAGCCGCCGGAGATCACCAGGTCCTTGCCGCGGCCGAGAATGTGCACGTAGCCCTTGGCGTCGATCTTGCCGAGGTCGCCGGTGATGAAGAAGCCGTCGTCGCGGAATTCCGCCTTGGTCTTCTCCGGCATCCGCCAGTAGCCCTTGAACACGTTGGAGCCCTTGACCTCGATCATGCCGATCGTGTCGGCGGCCAGCTCCTTGCCGGTCTCGGGATCGGTGACGCGCACCGAAACGCCGGGCAGCGCCTGGCCGACGGCGCCGGGCACGCGCTCGCCGTCATAGGGATTCGAGGTGTTCATGTTGGTTTCGGTCATGCCGTAGCGCTCCAGCACGGCGTGGCCGGTGCGCGCGAACCATTCGCGATGGGTTTCCGCCAGCAACGGCGCCGAGCCCGAGATGAACAGCCGCATATGCGCGGTGGACTCTTTGGTCAGGTTCGGGCTCTGCAGCAGCCGCGTGTAGAAGGTCGGCACGCCCATCAGCACCGTGGCGCGCGCCATCAGTTTGATGATCAGTTCGGGATCGAGCTTGGGCAGGAAGATCATCGACGCTCGCGCGAACAGCGTGACGTTGCTAGCCACGAACAGGCCGTGGGTGTGATAGATCGGCAGCGCGTGGATCAGCACGTCCTTGTCGGTGAAGCGCCAGAAGTCGACCAGGCTCAGCGAGTTCGATGCGAGATTGTTGTGGGTCAGCATCGCGCCCTTGGAACGGCCGGTGGTGCCCGACGTGTAGAGGATCGCGGCCAGATCGTCATTTTCGCGCGGCGCCGTCGTGAAGTCCGGCTTCTGCGTCGCCGCGGCTTCGGTCAGCGATCCCTTGCCGTCGGCCCCGAGCGTTTCGACCTTTGCGCCGACCTTGGCGGCGATTGCGGCAAGACCCTCGGCCTTGGCGGGATCGCAGACGATCAGCGACGGCTCGGCGTCGGTGATGAAGTAATCGAGTTCGTTGAGCGTATAGGCGGTGTTGAGCGGCAGGTAGACGGCACCGGCACGCACGGTGGCGAGATACAGCACCAACCCCGGCACCGACTTCTCGGTCTGGGCTGCGACGCGGTCGCCAACCTTGACGCCACGGCTCACCAGCACATTCGCGATCTGCCCGGACAGCGCGATCAGGTCGCCATAGGTGATGCGCAGTCCTTCCGGCGTTTCGATCGCCAGGCGGGTGGCATCGTCGAGATCGTCGAACAGGCGGGAAAACAGATTGGCGTTCAATGCAGCGGTCATGGTGTCACGCATTTTTTCGAGGCGGGGAGCGACCGCGAAGGGTCGCGTCAAACTGACGCGTCTTCATTAGCAAGAACACCACCCCCAAGGCAATTTAGTCGCGCGAACGTCGCCGCGTCCGGAAAGTTTCAGCCAAGGCGAAAAATTTACGCTGAAACCGGCCGAAAACGCTGCCGTAGCTCGGGCATCGGCGGCGCAGTCCGGTCCTCCAAGCAGTCTGCGCCGCTGTAACGACCTCTTCACCGCATCGGCGAATATCCGCCGATCATGAAATCCATTTGGGAGACGATCCATGTCCAAGCGCATTGCACTTCTGTCGGCCATCGCATTCAGCACCCTCGCCATCACCGGCAGCCTGCTGGCCCCGCATCTGCCGAAGACAAGAAGATGATGAAGAGCGAAATGTCCGGCGAGAAGACCGTGATGGTCGGCGGCGCCGCCATGTTCCCATCGAAGAACATCGTTCAGAACGCCGTCAATTCCAAGGATCACACCACGCTGGTCGCCGCCGTGAAGGCCGCCGGCCTGGTCGATACCCTTGAGAGCAAGGGTCCGTTCACGGTGTTCGCCCCGACCAACGCCGCCTTCGGCAAGCTGCCGGCCGGCACCGTCGATACGCTGGTGAAGCCCGAGAACAAGGCGACACTGACGAAGATCCTCACCTATCATGTGGTCGCCGGCAAGCTGAACGCCGCTGACCTCAAGGACGGCCAGAAGCTGAAGACCGTGGAAGGCGAAGAGCTGACCGTGAAGGCTTCGGGCGGCAAGGTCATGATCGTCGACGCCAAGGGCGGATCCTCGACCGTCACGATCCCGGACGTCAACCAGTCGAACGGCGTGATCCACGTTGTCGACACCGTGCTGATGCCGAGGGCGTAAGATCTGTTCAGCGACAAGCTCACTGTCGTCGCCCGGGCCTGCGCGCAATTGCGCGCCAGGACCGGGCGATCCAGTAAACACGAGTCCCGGTGAAGGAGCCGCGTGTCCAGCGTGTATTGGATCACCCGCTTTCGCGGGTGATGACATGGGAGTGTGTTGCGCACCCTGACTTGTCCCCACAGGATGCGCGTGCGTCCCTTACGGGGCGCGCAACGAGCGAGCCAGGGCAACCTGGCTCGCTTTTTCGTGATCGGT
It encodes the following:
- a CDS encoding aliphatic sulfonate ABC transporter substrate-binding protein; protein product: MSRSRRTILAGLSAALLFSGLAALPAMAQELKEVRIGFQKAGIFPAVKARGTLEKVLKSRGIQVKWVEFQFGPPILEAINTGNVDFGFTGDAPPIFAQAARANLLYVAALPSAGANEAIIVPENSPIKTLADLKGKKIGFAKDSSAHNTTVAALEKGGIAYSEITPVTLGPADAVAAFAGGNLDAWTIWDPYLALAEKGKVRVIASAKDVHDANSFFLANRDFTAKHVDIVALLNQTFAEESKWAGEHRAEIVASLHETTGVDSEALTRAVNRSTFLVTPITDRVVASQQATADRFFKLGLIPKAIDVKEIVWRWTPGS
- a CDS encoding LLM class flavin-dependent oxidoreductase, which gives rise to MAALELGLDTFGDVTNDADGTPLSHAQVLRNLVDEAVLADRIGIDFIGIGEHHRADFAVSAPDVVLAAIASRTSRIRLGSAVTVLSSDDPIRVFQRFSTLDALSNGRAEVILGRGSFTESFPLFGFALADYEMLFEQKLDLFAALIHEKSVTWEGSIRPPLKDQQVFPPIEVGTLKTWIGVGGSPESVVRAARYNLPLMLAIIGGDPTRFAPYVDLSKRAYAQLDRPVQPIGVHSPGYVADTDELAREQLWPDYKIMRDRIGAERGWPPMQRREFDQEADHGSLYVGSPETVAKKIAATAKALGLSRFDMKYSAGGLSHERIMHCIELYGTRVIPMVREMLG
- a CDS encoding succinate dehydrogenase iron-sulfur subunit → MVEFALPKNSKITGGKEWPKPAGATETREFRVYRWNPDDGKNPGVDTYHIDTKDCGPMVLDGLIWIKNNIDPTLTFRRSCREGVCGSCAMNIDGQNTLACTMAMDDVKDGPVKVNPLPHQPVVKDLIPDLTNFYAQYASIEPWLQTTTPTPQKEWKQSHADREKLDGLYECILCACCSTSCPSYWWNSDRFLGPAALLQATRWVKDSRDEATGQRLDNLEDPFRLYRCHTIMNCAKACPKGLNPSEAIAELKLKMVERQI
- the sdhA gene encoding succinate dehydrogenase flavoprotein subunit — encoded protein: MAANGNGANGAGIAAYPIEDHTYDVVVVGAGGAGLRAVVGCGEAGLRTACITKVFPTRSHTVAAQGGISASLGNMHADDWRWHMYDTVKGSDWLGDQDSIEYMVRNAPDAVYELEHWGVPFSRTEDGKIYQRPFGGMTLDYGKGQAQRTCAAADRTGHAMLHTMYGQALRHAAEFFIEYFAIDLIMDDQGVCRGVIALKLDDGTLHRFKAQTTILATGGYGRAYASCTSAHTCTGDGGAMALRAGLPLQDMEFVQFHPTGIYGSGCLVTEGARGEGGYLVNAEGERFMERYAPSAKDLASRDVVSRAMTIEIREGRGVGKKKDHIFLHLDHLDPKVLAERLPGISDSARIFAGVDVTKQPIPIVPTVHYNMGGIPTNFHAEVVTKKDGDDNAVVQGLMAVGEAACVSVHGANRLGSNSLIDLVVFGRAAALRCAEKLTPNAKQPDLPAGSADKALNRLDHYRYAKGGTPTAKLRENMQHVMQTNCAVFRTGEVLSEGKELIHKVHSGIVDVSVSDRSLTWNSDLIETLEFDNLIVQAVVTMDSAANRTESRGAHAREDFSARDDVNWMKHTLAWLDGGGKTDIKYRPVHDYTMTNDVQYIPPKARVY
- the sdhD gene encoding succinate dehydrogenase, hydrophobic membrane anchor protein, which produces MSAPDTHSAKSMRTPLGRVRSLGSSHSGTSDFWRQRITAVAMVLLMIPVVVIVMMLLGRNQAGAAQILGSPFVALIMLLFIIASVWHMKIGMQVVLEDYVQNEKLKLVSIMANNFFSAAVALASIYAILKLSSGV
- the sdhC gene encoding succinate dehydrogenase, cytochrome b556 subunit, with the translated sequence MTARIERPLSPHLQVYRWTLTMALSIVHRATGVALYAGTLLLAWWLIAAASGPAAYANVQAFTGSFIGRFIAFGYTWALMHHMLSGVRHLVWDLGYGFKASEREWLTWAALIGGISLTIVLWLAAYALGAGR
- a CDS encoding sulfite exporter TauE/SafE family protein; amino-acid sequence: MAGLELSQLLELAVLLIGVGALAGFLAGVFGIGGGAILVPVFYECFRLAGVPLEVRMPLCIGTSLAIIIPTSIRSWRAHHARGAVDHAIIRHWWLPVLAGVVLGSVIARYAPERLFKIVFVAVAWSAAARLLLGKDSWRLGEEMPQGALMKAYGFVIGLLSTLMGIGGGLFSNLLMTFHGRTIHQSVATSAALAVLISIPGALGYVYAGWPAAAAYPAVVLLQWPFALGYVSLIGAVLVMPTSLMVAPLGVRAAHAMSKRTLETAFGCYLFIVGSRFVIALL
- a CDS encoding cation diffusion facilitator family transporter, producing MNAHDHDHDHPHTHAPGAGHVHAPASFGAAFAIGIGLNSAFVVVEAIYGYTSGSMALVADAGHNLSDVLGLMAAWTAAILSKRAPSPRFTYGLRGSSILAALFNAVFLLVAVGAIAWEAIQRLLVPEPVAGVTVMVVAGIGIAINGVTAWLFASGRKGDLNIRGAYLHMVADAAVSAGVVLAGLLILYTGWNWLDPAVSLVISGVIVWGTWSLLRDSTAMSLSAVPRGIDPHAVRDYLERCSGVVQVHDLHIWPMSTTEVALTCHLVIPAGSPGDAWLMEVARRLHRDFGIEHATIQVETDPNSPCALAPDHMV
- a CDS encoding malonate--CoA ligase, which codes for MTAALNANLFSRLFDDLDDATRLAIETPEGLRITYGDLIALSGQIANVLVSRGVKVGDRVAAQTEKSVPGLVLYLATVRAGAVYLPLNTAYTLNELDYFITDAEPSLIVCDPAKAEGLAAIAAKVGAKVETLGADGKGSLTEAAATQKPDFTTAPRENDDLAAILYTSGTTGRSKGAMLTHNNLASNSLSLVDFWRFTDKDVLIHALPIYHTHGLFVASNVTLFARASMIFLPKLDPELIIKLMARATVLMGVPTFYTRLLQSPNLTKESTAHMRLFISGSAPLLAETHREWFARTGHAVLERYGMTETNMNTSNPYDGERVPGAVGQALPGVSVRVTDPETGKELAADTIGMIEVKGSNVFKGYWRMPEKTKAEFRDDGFFITGDLGKIDAKGYVHILGRGKDLVISGGFNVYPKEIESEIDAMPGVTESAVIGVPHADFGEGVTAVVVTNKGAEVSEAEVLGALDGRIAKFKMPKKVIFVDDLPRNTMGKVQKNVLRDTYAGIYKK